The Bradyrhizobium sp. LLZ17 genomic sequence CCGTAGCGGCGACAGCCGGCACTTTTTCGACGCGAACGATGCACGAGAACTGGCGGAGGCGGAGCAGCGGTTCCGCAAGCTGACGAAGGTCGGCTTCACCGCCGCGGTCCGGACCGGTCCAGGTCAAGTCTCGCAGACTCAATCCTTCGATCCGACGGCGGAAGAAACGGTGTTCTTTCCTAGACTGGTCGGCGGCTAATTGGTCAGCGCCGTGTTGCGCTTCATGCCATCCCGACCGGGCGAACGCTCACGGCGGAGGGCAACAAAGGCTCTGTTCATTAGATGCGGTGCGGAGAGGACTCCGGAGGGCCGCGCGCTGCTACTGTTGCGGCACTGGCTCTCGCCGGCCCAACGGGGGCAATTCGCGGAAAAGGGCTATTTCGAGGTCCTCGGTGGCGATACCGGCAACCGCTACAGGATCTATGCGGGAGCCGCGACGAATGTCTGCGAGATTGACGAAAACGGTCGACCGAAGATCGGCTTATGTTTCCTGCCGCTGGGCGATCTGCCGATTGGAGACGTGATGCTGGCCCAGAAGATCGCGCTTGAAACGAGCGAGGGCAGCGCGCTCGCAGTAGCCCGAAAATTCAGTCCCGGCGGGTTCTTGTTCAGCCGGTCTCGCCCGCTTCGTTGAGCTACGAAGGCCGTTCGCCGAGCTACGTTCGCGCGCTGAACGCTAGTCGAACTACGGCTCGTTAACACTGTCGCGTGTAGGTTTGGGGCGCCATGCAATACACGGACGGTTCATTTGCCGATGTGAAGTCCATCAGTCAGCAGGCCATTCGTGACGCGTAACGGCGTGTTTGCGGTATTGGTGGTTGGCCGTCGCGGCATTTGCCGAGGCACACAGGGCAATGAGAAAGCCCAAGCTCAATAAGGAACGCATCGCATCATCTCCAGGGACGCTGGCAGGCTCGTTCGGCCCTTGAGTCCTGCCTCGCTTTTGGCTGCTGCCCTTTGCTGATCTGAGCAAGATATTCCTTTGCAATTGCGCGGGCCGCTCAGGTCGTCAACTCGCTGGCATCTCCAATGGAGACCCTGATGGAAGAGGCCCGCTTTCCTCGGTGCCTAAGATCACCTTGAACAGTGAAGGTCCTTCTTCGCTTCCCCACGACCACGAAGAAGCCTTTCAACTCGGTGTCGCGAGCGAGGTACCAGCCGTCTTCAGGAGTCGGTAGCTGAGCGATGGCCTTGTCGCTGAGAGCAATACGAATGTCGGTCATAGAGCGGACGTGAACTGCTAAAACGGTTTTCAAACGGTTTTGGCGAGCCGAGGTGTTTGAAGGCCTAGGTTCGCTGGACTGCGAAGCTATGCGACAAGTCCCTACAAATAAAAGGTCTTCTTGGACGTTGTCGTAGGGTGGCGCAGATTCAGAAATCGTAGAGAGGCGCTGGTCTTGAACTCTTAATCAGCGGGTCCCAGGTTCGAGCCCTGGTGCGCCCACCACTCGTAAGTGATTGCCGCGCAGCGGCATTTTTAATTTCTCCGGCAGACTCTCATCATCAAATAGAGATCGCGTGGCACCGATTTGGCACCGCCAAATGGGTGCCGTCACGCGTCAAAAATGTTTTGCGTCTTGCGTCGTAGTTCTTATTTTGTTCTTATCGAGCGGGATGCGGACGGGCCATGGATCTTGAGTTCATTCGAGGGGACATCGAGCAGCGCCGCCGGCAGACATCCCGGCGACGAAAGGAAATCCGCGATCTCCAACGGGCGGGTATCAGCACGAAGACTGCGGAAGAGCTGTTGGCACGAATGCTGAGCAAAGGGGACGAGCTGTGCGCAGAGCGCGACCTGCTAATCCGGGAGTCCCGTCGCAAATACGTAAATGAACTTTGCCGGAGCAGACCATCCGAACGGCGAGTGGTCGCGTGGCTGTAGACCTCTTCGGCGAATCACGAAAAGTAAGAGTTTAGCTTGTGCGGTCGCGTGATAGCGCCCCGAAAAATTGACATCGTCTTCTCGGCAGTTTGAAGGACAGGGCTGTAGTCCGACAAGCGTTGCACAATTGGTGCCCTTCTTTGCAGAAGGGAGGAAAAAGCTAACGCCGCCGGCGAATTTAGATTCTCTGGTACCCATTTAGGGATGGGATCGTGTGACAGCACGTTCAGCACCTTAGGTTCTTGGCCTGGATCGGCCTTCGCGCACAAATAAACCCCGGAGAGGTGTATCTCGCCCGTGTCCATCTCAAAGTGATCCGTTACGAATCGGCAAACGACGCCTTTCGGAATAAGTAGGGGTCCGTATAGCGCCGGTTCATTATCCGTGACGATACGATCCACTTCGGCAAAAAACGATTTATACATGTCTTGGAGAACGCCGTTTTGTGCGGACGCGTAAACTGGCGGTTCGGTTGGATAATACGCATCGACCATTTGATACGCTTGCGCCCACATACCGACAGAAGCCGAGCAAGAAAAGTAAGTTTGCAACGTCGGAGGTTTTGCGTCGGCACCGGCGTCTGCTGCCGCAAATTGCAATATGGCCTCGTTAACCGCGGCCATTTCACTGCTCAAAACGCTGATGCAGTGTTGCACTGTCGCATTCTGGAGATTGTTGTCGGCCGGCGCCAGTCCGTTAAGAGGCGCGAGCTGATCCTTGATACTTGAGCACGCCCTCTTCATGCTGACGCGATAACTTCGCATTTCATTGACCAGCTGAGCACGTTCAATCTCCTTGACTGCATTTGCCACAGCCGCGATTGGGTCTTCAATTTCCTTTTCGATTAACTCGATCCTATTTGCGATTTCCACTATCTTAGCAAAAGACGACCTCATCAGAGGACGTCGGGCGAAACGTGGCTATACGAATAAGCCTGTTCCAATTGAAGTTGTCAAAGACATCCTGTCGATCGCGAGGCTTGCTCCTAGTTCAAGCAATACTCAACCATGGAAGTGCGCCGTGCTGACCGGGAAGGCCCGCGAACGGATCGTTGCGGCCGCGGTGAAAAACTTCAGCGACAACCATGACACGCTCGCTCTAGAGTATCCATTCTTTCCCGACCCTCGACTATCCCCCGATTTGTAGCGGCCTGATGGCTGCTTGGAGTCCCACGAAATCACGGCTCGACGAAGCTCGGGCTCGCGGCGCCTCGCGAAGCCTGAGAGCTCGATTCCGCTCGTGTCTACCGCGAGAGCCCAGGTTGGAGTGTTTGCGATGGCGGTGAGTTGGCTGCGGCCGAAGTCTGTTACGTCAAACAATCCCCGCCGATGCTCCCGCGACCGGCGGCCGTTCCTTGGCCTTCTGCTTTCGGTAGCCCGCCGTGCGATAGGCTTCGATCGGCGCGATGGCGCCGCCGGCGCGGTACCGTGCCATCCCGAGGATCGGCGAGACATCGGCAGTGTAGGCGCACTTGATCTCAAGATGGGCGGCCAGCGCGTCGTTGGCCTGCTGTGCCGCGGCTAGCGCCGGGCGATCGACGATCAGCGTCTGGGCATAGGCTCGCTGCAACTCGATCGCCGATTGCATCAGGCTCTCGATCGGATCGGTCACGTTGTGCGATTGATCAAGCATAAAGGCCGGTGCGCTCCCGTCGGGATCGCGGTTCTGCGCATCTACTAGTTCATTGAACACCAAGAACAGACGAAACGGTTCAACCGAGCCGGTGTCCAGATCGTCGTCGCCATACTTCGAATCGTGGAAATGGAAGCCACCGAGTTTGTTGAAGCGCACCAGGCGTGCGACGATCTGCTCGATATTCACGTTCGGCGCGTGATGACCGAGATCAATCAGGCATTGCGCCTTGGGTCCAAGTTCTTGCGCCGCGGCAAAGCTGGTCCCCCAGTCGGAAATGACCGTTGAATAGAACGCCGGCTCGTACAGCTTGTGCTCCAGAAACACCCGCCAGTCGCCGGGCAGCTCCGTGTATATCTCGCGCATAGATTCGAGATAGCGGTCGAATGCAGAGGTCAGATTGGACTGGCCCGCGAAGTTGGAGCCGTCGGCGATCCATACCGTCAGTGCTTTTGAGCCGAGTTGACGGCCGATATCGATGCAATCTATGTTGTGCACGATCGCTTGTGCCCGGACCGCGCCATCGACATGCGACAGCGAGCCGAACTTATAGGAATATTTCTGGTTCGGCTGATCCTGAAACGTGTTCGAGTTCACGGCATCGAAGGCGAGACCGCAACTGGCAGCAATCTCGCGCAGCGCCGCGTAGTCGCGGGTCGTGTCCCATGGGAAGTGCGGCGAAACCGTCGGCGTCGCGCGCACCAGCTGGTGGATGGTGGCACAATCCTCAAGCTTGTCGACGATATGGCGGGGTTCGCCGGGACCGGGGAAGCGCGCAAACCGCGTGCCGCCGGTGCCGACACCCCAGGTCGGAATCGCGACGCCAAATGCCATGACCTTTTCGATCACCGCCTCGGTGTCGATGCCGCGGCGCCCCAGCGCACGCGCCAGCGCGGCGTAATCCTCATCGAGCGCAATCTTTCGTCCGGCGTTTTCGCTCTGGAGAAAGTCCTCGCTGATCGAAAATCCGGTCATCGCTGCCTCCCAACGACTAGCGCCTCAGCGCGTGAAAGCCTGCGCGTTGCCGGCATCGATATTGAGAATATTGCCGGTCGATTTGGCGGAACGATCGCTGGCGAAGAAATAAATCCCCTCCGCGATGTCCTCCGGCAGTACCGAAAGCTTGAGCATCGAGCGTTGCCGATAGACCTCCTCGAGCTCGTCTTCGGCCACGTTATTGGAGGCAGCCCGTTGCTGGCGCCATTCGCCAGCCCAGATTTTCGAGCCGCGCAGTACCGCGTCGGGGTTGACGGTGTTGACGCGAATGCCGTGCGGCGCACCCTCCAGCGCGAGACAGCGCGCCAGGTGGATTTCTGACGCCTTGGCCGCGCAATAGGCCGAGGCGCCGGCCGAAGCGGCAAGGCCGTTCTTGGATGCGACGAAAACGATCGCGCCGCCGCACTGCTGGCGTTGCATCAATCGGAACGCCTCGCGTGCCACCAGGAAATAGCCGGTCGCAAGCACGTCCATATTCCTTTGCCAAAGCGTCAAAGTCGTGTCCTCCACCGGCGAGGCAGAGGCAATACCTGCGTTGGAGACGACAATATCGATGCCGCCATAGGCAACGACAGTTTCGTCAAAGCTGGCGATCACGCTCGTCTCGTCGGTGACGTCGAGCTTGAATCCGACCGCGCTGTCACAGCCGAATTTCTGCACGATGGATTCGATGCGCTGATCGAGCGCCGTTTGGTCGACGTCTGCAAGCACAACGCAGGCGCCTTCGCTGAGCAGCCGCAATGCCGTCGCGCTGCCGATGCCGCCGGCGCCACCCGTGATATAAGCGATCCTGCCGGCCAGCGATTTGGCTTTCGGCATGCGCTGTAGCTTGGCCTCCTCGAGCAGCCAGTATTCGATATCGAAGGCTTCCTGCTCGGGTAGGCCGACATAGGCGCCGACGCCGGAGGCGCCGCGCATCACGTTGATGGCGTTGACGTAGAATTCCGAGGCGATGCGCGCCGTCGCCTTGTCCTTGGCGAAAGAAAACATGCCGATACCCGGCACCAGATAGATCACCGCGTTCGGGTCGCGCATATCAGGTGAATTGGGCCGCTTGCAACGCAGGTAATAGGCGGAATAGTCGTTCCGATAGGCCGCAAGTAGCGGGTCCAGGGAGTCAATTACAGCATCGATATTTTCGCTTTGGGGATCATAGCGGATCACG encodes the following:
- a CDS encoding nitroreductase family protein — protein: MTAFATAAIGSSISFSINSILFAISTILAKDDLIRGRRAKRGYTNKPVPIEVVKDILSIARLAPSSSNTQPWKCAVLTGKARERIVAAAVKNFSDNHDTLALEYPFFPDPRLSPDL
- the rhaI gene encoding L-rhamnose catabolism isomerase, yielding MTGFSISEDFLQSENAGRKIALDEDYAALARALGRRGIDTEAVIEKVMAFGVAIPTWGVGTGGTRFARFPGPGEPRHIVDKLEDCATIHQLVRATPTVSPHFPWDTTRDYAALREIAASCGLAFDAVNSNTFQDQPNQKYSYKFGSLSHVDGAVRAQAIVHNIDCIDIGRQLGSKALTVWIADGSNFAGQSNLTSAFDRYLESMREIYTELPGDWRVFLEHKLYEPAFYSTVISDWGTSFAAAQELGPKAQCLIDLGHHAPNVNIEQIVARLVRFNKLGGFHFHDSKYGDDDLDTGSVEPFRLFLVFNELVDAQNRDPDGSAPAFMLDQSHNVTDPIESLMQSAIELQRAYAQTLIVDRPALAAAQQANDALAAHLEIKCAYTADVSPILGMARYRAGGAIAPIEAYRTAGYRKQKAKERPPVAGASAGIV
- a CDS encoding bifunctional rhamnulose-1-phosphate aldolase/short-chain dehydrogenase; translation: MTKAAAEPLPDLWDDAYAAGLDEPGLLLYRSNLLGSDLRITNFGGGNTSAKIAMTDPLTKEPVTVLWVKGSGGDIGSMKRDGFSTLYLDKLESLKGLYRGIAHEDEMVGLFNHCTFGLNPRATSIDTALHGFVPHVHVDHVHADAVIAIAACSDAEQLTRDVFGGALGFLPWQRPGFELGLKLGDMARRHPEYVGVVLGGHGLFTWGETSKAAYQTTLRIIQQAADWLGANERQPAFGGARVAPAPAEKRRTVAAALMPLIRGKISSNERKVGHFTDAPEVLEFVNSHALEALAPLGTSCPDHFLRTKIRPLVIRYDPQSENIDAVIDSLDPLLAAYRNDYSAYYLRCKRPNSPDMRDPNAVIYLVPGIGMFSFAKDKATARIASEFYVNAINVMRGASGVGAYVGLPEQEAFDIEYWLLEEAKLQRMPKAKSLAGRIAYITGGAGGIGSATALRLLSEGACVVLADVDQTALDQRIESIVQKFGCDSAVGFKLDVTDETSVIASFDETVVAYGGIDIVVSNAGIASASPVEDTTLTLWQRNMDVLATGYFLVAREAFRLMQRQQCGGAIVFVASKNGLAASAGASAYCAAKASEIHLARCLALEGAPHGIRVNTVNPDAVLRGSKIWAGEWRQQRAASNNVAEDELEEVYRQRSMLKLSVLPEDIAEGIYFFASDRSAKSTGNILNIDAGNAQAFTR